From one Aquicella lusitana genomic stretch:
- a CDS encoding ABC transporter permease, with translation MIRQLSLFRLWGLIIKEFIQFKRDHSTFAMVISLPVVQLILFGLAINTNPRDLPSALINFDRGPFSRSLVYGLENTKYFKFDHFPKSEAEATRLIERHQVLFTLTIPSDFSRKLVRGEYPAALLEVDGTDPVSVGSAVSAATGVMATVFQYDLVGPLDGLNAKPGAAELRIHTKYNPSAITQYNIVPGLLGTVLTMTFVMVASMALTRERERGTMESLLSTPIRPVEVIVGKATPFIIVGYLQVVIVIFLAVWFFKIPLLGSELTLLVVTLPFILANLFVGIMISTLAKTQLEASQISMFFFLPSLLLSGFAFPFKGMPFWAQWIGNVLPLTHFINIVRGIMLKGIGFADIWVDLWPIILFMLVMLLIALKRYRRTLD, from the coding sequence ATGATCAGGCAACTTTCTTTATTCCGTTTATGGGGGCTCATTATAAAAGAGTTTATCCAGTTCAAACGCGATCACAGCACTTTCGCCATGGTTATTTCTTTACCTGTTGTGCAGCTTATTTTATTTGGTCTTGCCATCAATACGAATCCCAGAGACTTACCCAGTGCGTTAATTAATTTTGACCGCGGCCCTTTTTCGCGCTCATTAGTATACGGGTTGGAAAACACAAAATATTTTAAGTTCGATCATTTTCCCAAATCGGAAGCCGAAGCGACACGGCTCATTGAGCGGCATCAGGTTTTGTTTACGCTCACGATACCCAGTGATTTTTCCCGCAAGTTAGTGCGGGGTGAATATCCGGCTGCCTTGCTCGAAGTGGATGGTACAGATCCTGTTTCCGTCGGATCGGCGGTTTCTGCGGCGACGGGGGTGATGGCCACCGTGTTTCAATATGATCTGGTAGGGCCTTTAGACGGATTAAACGCGAAGCCGGGTGCCGCCGAATTACGGATTCACACAAAATATAATCCCAGCGCGATTACGCAGTACAACATTGTGCCTGGGTTGCTGGGTACGGTACTCACCATGACCTTTGTGATGGTCGCTTCCATGGCGCTTACGCGTGAGCGCGAACGGGGAACGATGGAAAGCTTGCTATCCACACCGATCCGTCCCGTTGAAGTCATCGTTGGAAAGGCGACGCCTTTTATCATTGTTGGTTATTTGCAAGTGGTGATCGTGATTTTTCTGGCTGTCTGGTTTTTTAAAATTCCTCTACTGGGCAGTGAGCTGACCTTGCTAGTGGTCACTTTGCCATTCATTCTGGCCAATCTTTTTGTGGGTATCATGATTTCCACCTTAGCAAAAACACAGCTGGAAGCAAGCCAGATCAGTATGTTTTTCTTTTTGCCTTCTCTTCTGCTTTCCGGTTTCGCCTTTCCTTTTAAAGGCATGCCGTTTTGGGCGCAATGGATTGGCAATGTGCTGCCGCTGACGCATTTTATCAATATCGTACGGGGAATCATGTTAAAAGGCATTGGGTTTGCCGATATATGGGTGGATTTGTGGCCCATCATTCTTTTTATGCTGGTGATGTTATTGATTGCGTTAAAGCGTTATAGACGTACATTGGATTAG
- the secD gene encoding protein translocase subunit SecD: protein MAALINRYPFWKYLLIVFVIVAAFVYAAPNLYPEYPAVQIMGTNSSEVDNSTLEAAKNALQGAGITYLDVQFQGQTLLFRFQTTDDQLKAKEVIQQSLGDHYLVALNLASTTPGWLKSIGAMPMRLGLDLRGGVHFLLQVDVDSVMQQRIEGDLRSIGQALRDERIRYSGITRKSDNQVVIQFRSQDAQDAAYSFVMRRYTEFSWEKNQPSEHEFILQGKLSPQALFQAREETLEQAMNTLRNRVNELGVSEAIVQQQGESRVAVDLPGIQDTAEAKNILGKTATLEFHMVDTEHHAALAAEQGVAPPDTRLYNYNGQPILLKNQIVLRGSSIVAATSGFGEDGRPNVQVRLSGAGEGLFTKVTAENIGKPMAVVYVEIKSVPKTENGKQTIAYQTERRIISVATIQSALGSNFQITGLASQNEARTLALLLRAGALPAPVTIIEERQVGPSLGKQNIRMGVLSVEVGMGLVVIFMALYYGLMGVIADIALAMNLVLIVAVLSMLGATLTLPGIAGIVLTVGMAVDANVLIFERIREELRRGMGVQSSIHAGYERAFITILDANLTTLIVMMILFSLGSGTVKGLAITVTVGLITSMFTAIMGTRALVNLIYGGRSIKRISIGI from the coding sequence ATGGCAGCTTTAATAAATCGCTATCCATTCTGGAAATATCTCCTGATCGTCTTTGTCATTGTAGCCGCATTTGTCTATGCTGCACCTAATTTGTATCCGGAATATCCGGCTGTACAAATTATGGGGACCAATTCCTCTGAGGTAGATAACAGCACTCTGGAAGCGGCCAAGAATGCTCTGCAGGGAGCTGGCATTACGTATCTGGATGTTCAATTCCAGGGGCAGACCTTGTTGTTTCGTTTTCAAACAACAGATGATCAGCTGAAGGCGAAGGAAGTCATTCAGCAATCGCTGGGCGATCACTATCTTGTTGCCTTAAACCTCGCTAGTACAACACCCGGCTGGTTAAAATCCATCGGCGCTATGCCCATGCGGCTGGGCCTGGATTTGCGCGGCGGGGTGCATTTTTTACTGCAGGTAGATGTTGATTCCGTCATGCAGCAGCGCATTGAAGGTGATTTACGCAGCATCGGCCAGGCATTGCGTGATGAACGTATTCGCTATTCCGGCATTACCCGTAAATCAGATAACCAGGTCGTCATTCAGTTCCGATCCCAGGATGCGCAGGATGCGGCTTATTCTTTTGTCATGCGCCGTTATACTGAATTTAGCTGGGAGAAAAACCAGCCGAGTGAGCATGAATTTATTTTACAGGGCAAATTGTCTCCGCAGGCTCTTTTCCAGGCTCGGGAAGAAACCCTGGAGCAGGCGATGAACACCCTGCGGAACCGCGTTAATGAATTGGGCGTTTCAGAAGCCATTGTGCAACAGCAGGGAGAATCCCGGGTCGCTGTTGATCTGCCAGGCATTCAAGATACCGCAGAAGCCAAAAATATTTTAGGCAAGACGGCAACATTGGAATTCCACATGGTGGATACAGAACATCATGCTGCGTTAGCTGCAGAACAGGGTGTGGCACCGCCCGATACGCGTCTTTACAACTATAACGGACAGCCCATTCTGTTAAAAAACCAGATTGTATTGCGTGGTTCTTCCATTGTGGCCGCGACTTCCGGTTTTGGCGAAGATGGCCGTCCCAATGTACAAGTCCGGTTAAGTGGCGCGGGTGAGGGCCTGTTTACCAAAGTCACGGCTGAAAATATCGGCAAGCCGATGGCGGTAGTGTATGTTGAAATCAAATCCGTCCCTAAAACTGAAAACGGCAAGCAGACAATCGCCTATCAGACAGAACGCCGCATCATTAGCGTGGCCACGATCCAAAGCGCCCTCGGGAGTAATTTCCAGATCACAGGTCTCGCAAGCCAAAACGAGGCGCGGACATTGGCACTGTTATTGCGTGCCGGCGCCTTGCCTGCACCCGTGACCATTATCGAAGAACGCCAGGTGGGGCCAAGTTTAGGTAAGCAGAATATACGCATGGGCGTACTTTCCGTTGAAGTCGGCATGGGCCTGGTGGTGATCTTTATGGCACTCTATTACGGCTTGATGGGAGTGATTGCTGACATTGCGCTTGCCATGAACCTTGTGCTGATTGTTGCTGTTCTGTCTATGCTTGGCGCGACACTGACGCTGCCCGGTATTGCGGGTATTGTGCTGACAGTAGGCATGGCCGTGGATGCGAACGTGCTGATTTTTGAGCGTATTCGCGAAGAACTCAGACGGGGAATGGGCGTGCAGTCAAGCATTCATGCAGGCTATGAGCGCGCATTTATTACCATTCTCGATGCCAATCTGACAACCCTGATCGTGATGATGATTCTGTTCAGCCTCGGTTCCGGCACGGTGAAAGGATTGGCCATTACGGTGACAGTGGGTCTTATTACATCAATGTTTACTGCGATCATGGGCACGCGTGCTTTAGTTAATCTGATTTATGGCGGTCGTTCAATCAAGCGTATTTCTATTGGGATCTGA
- a CDS encoding HlyD family secretion protein, whose translation MRFIRQASILLVCILFASGCSRQPEHAEAQGYIEGSYTYMATSVSGVVEQLLVKRGDKVKQGQRLFVLEQQPESDAYQAAQENLKQAVASRDATAANLAFAKITYERYKILVPKNAIERSQLDSAKSNYNALIAQLAQANANIASSKAALAQAKWTKEQKTINAPVEAVVFDTYYRLGEYAAANEAILSLLAPGNVKAVFFVSESQLGGIRVNDQIKLACDGCTQSYTGKITFISPSAEYTPPVIYSTETNEKLVYRVEARFAPEDAYQLHPGQPIYVTYYPRKQG comes from the coding sequence ATGCGTTTTATCAGACAGGCATCAATTCTTTTGGTCTGCATACTGTTCGCGAGCGGCTGCTCGCGTCAACCCGAGCATGCAGAGGCGCAGGGTTATATAGAAGGCAGCTATACATACATGGCCACCAGTGTTTCCGGTGTAGTGGAGCAGCTACTGGTTAAGCGGGGTGACAAGGTTAAGCAGGGGCAGCGATTATTCGTGCTGGAACAGCAGCCGGAAAGCGATGCCTATCAGGCAGCGCAGGAAAACCTCAAGCAGGCGGTGGCAAGCCGGGACGCGACTGCGGCGAATCTTGCTTTCGCAAAAATTACGTATGAACGATACAAAATATTAGTCCCCAAAAATGCTATCGAAAGATCCCAGCTGGATAGCGCTAAATCAAATTACAATGCGCTTATCGCCCAGCTTGCTCAAGCTAATGCAAATATTGCTTCCTCAAAAGCAGCCCTTGCCCAGGCAAAATGGACCAAGGAACAAAAAACAATTAACGCGCCAGTGGAAGCGGTGGTTTTTGATACGTATTACCGACTGGGTGAATATGCCGCTGCCAATGAAGCTATTTTGTCGCTGCTTGCGCCGGGAAATGTCAAAGCAGTTTTTTTTGTCAGTGAATCGCAGCTGGGTGGTATTCGGGTGAATGACCAGATCAAGCTGGCCTGCGATGGCTGTACACAATCCTATACGGGCAAAATTACTTTTATTTCGCCTTCAGCGGAATATACACCGCCAGTGATTTATAGCACTGAAACCAATGAAAAGCTGGTGTATCGTGTTGAAGCAAGGTTCGCGCCTGAAGATGCGTACCAACTGCATCCTGGCCAGCCGATCTACGTCACTTATTATCCGCGTAAACAGGGATAA
- a CDS encoding multicopper oxidase family protein, with amino-acid sequence MIRKSFHIALLFLFFIAFPSTHAAASAKQVHLQVIEKTIRVNGKKSKVFGIQQRNGKFGLTGKEGDLFNVVVENKTQVPLVLHWHGILSPNDDDGVPYVTQLPIQPGESYPYEFKLKQAGTYWFHSHYKLQEQKLMAAPLIIYGANEKPEKEAMLFIQDFTFENPREVYAKLRGNLQQAAASSDKMPMDMPTMGKKMAMPDVSDVKFDAYLTNHRTLSNPQVIRVKPGETVRLRIINGSASSNYYVDLGKLQGTLFAVDAEPVQPVQGSRFQLAIGNRLDIRVQIPPGQGAYPILALPEGTRQRTGLILATTHAAVPRLSETTESVNPVLNDEQEKKLKALHPFPLRPIKQSLLYNLEGDMKTYRWTINGEVWPYVTPYKVKPNQRIELYFNNKSGMAHPMHFHGHVFQITEINGKKINGRKGDSVNVMPHSTMKVVLDTENPGIWMLHCHILYHQMGGMMTTVNYENYPERFTTEQRVKGEQLYDLSPF; translated from the coding sequence ATGATACGGAAATCATTTCATATTGCACTACTCTTTCTGTTCTTTATCGCTTTCCCTTCCACGCACGCCGCGGCTTCTGCCAAACAGGTTCATCTGCAAGTTATTGAGAAAACTATCAGGGTGAATGGAAAAAAGAGTAAGGTATTTGGCATTCAGCAGCGGAATGGCAAGTTTGGCTTAACCGGCAAAGAGGGAGATCTTTTTAACGTCGTTGTTGAAAACAAAACACAAGTTCCCCTAGTGCTGCACTGGCACGGTATATTGAGCCCAAATGATGACGACGGTGTACCTTATGTGACACAGTTACCCATCCAGCCCGGAGAAAGTTACCCTTATGAGTTTAAATTAAAACAGGCGGGAACGTACTGGTTTCACTCCCATTATAAATTGCAGGAACAAAAACTGATGGCGGCGCCGCTTATTATTTATGGCGCCAATGAAAAACCAGAAAAAGAAGCCATGCTATTTATTCAGGATTTTACTTTTGAAAACCCCAGGGAAGTGTACGCAAAGTTGAGAGGCAATCTTCAGCAGGCGGCAGCATCCAGCGACAAGATGCCTATGGACATGCCAACGATGGGCAAAAAGATGGCCATGCCCGATGTGAGCGATGTTAAATTTGATGCTTATCTCACCAATCACCGCACACTTAGCAATCCCCAGGTGATACGCGTAAAACCAGGCGAGACGGTTCGTCTTCGCATTATTAACGGTTCTGCCAGCAGCAATTACTATGTGGATCTGGGCAAACTGCAGGGTACCTTGTTTGCGGTGGATGCAGAGCCTGTGCAGCCGGTGCAGGGTTCACGGTTTCAGTTAGCCATCGGTAATCGGTTGGATATTCGCGTGCAAATCCCACCAGGCCAAGGCGCTTATCCTATTTTGGCGCTGCCGGAAGGCACGCGTCAGCGTACAGGTTTGATTTTGGCAACGACGCATGCAGCGGTTCCCAGGCTCTCTGAAACAACAGAGTCAGTGAACCCGGTTCTGAATGATGAGCAGGAAAAAAAATTAAAAGCATTGCATCCTTTTCCTTTGCGACCTATCAAGCAGTCACTGCTTTATAACCTTGAAGGTGACATGAAGACTTATCGATGGACTATTAACGGTGAGGTATGGCCTTATGTAACACCCTACAAGGTCAAACCAAATCAGCGCATTGAACTCTATTTCAATAATAAAAGCGGTATGGCACATCCCATGCATTTTCATGGACATGTTTTTCAGATTACCGAAATTAACGGCAAGAAAATAAATGGCCGCAAAGGTGATTCAGTGAATGTCATGCCGCATTCAACCATGAAAGTGGTGCTGGATACAGAAAACCCCGGCATTTGGATGCTGCATTGCCATATTTTGTACCATCAAATGGGCGGCATGATGACCACTGTTAACTATGAAAATTATCCCGAAAGATTTACCACAGAGCAGCGTGTAAAAGGTGAACAATTATATGATTTATCTCCTTTTTAA
- a CDS encoding inositol monophosphatase family protein, whose amino-acid sequence MRDPIINIAIEAARAAGNTIVRAIPRLNIIKVAEKQPNDYVTEIDQRVEQEIITIIKKAYPSHGILGEESGEQKGDDYQWIIDPLDGTRNFIHGFPHFAVSIAVTHKNKIEHGVIYDPIRQELFTATRGKGAQLNERRIRVSTRKRLSESLLGTGFAYRHQNIDNPVPGNILQQLLPACGDIRRAGAATLDLAYVACGRLDGFWEFGLHLWDIAAGLLLVKEAGGMVCDPHGGEDYLKTGNIVTANPAIMRQLLKMIRPQLEA is encoded by the coding sequence ATGCGAGATCCCATTATCAATATTGCTATTGAAGCAGCCCGGGCTGCCGGCAACACGATTGTCAGGGCCATTCCACGCCTGAACATTATTAAGGTAGCCGAAAAACAACCCAATGATTACGTGACTGAAATTGACCAGCGCGTTGAGCAGGAAATTATCACCATCATCAAAAAGGCCTACCCTTCGCATGGCATTCTTGGCGAAGAAAGCGGCGAACAAAAAGGCGATGATTATCAATGGATTATTGACCCTCTGGATGGCACCCGTAATTTCATCCATGGATTTCCGCATTTTGCTGTTTCCATCGCTGTGACCCATAAAAACAAAATTGAACATGGTGTCATTTATGATCCAATTCGCCAGGAACTCTTTACCGCGACCCGTGGCAAAGGCGCTCAGTTAAACGAACGACGCATTCGCGTTAGCACACGTAAGCGTCTCTCTGAAAGCCTCCTGGGGACAGGATTTGCCTACCGCCATCAAAATATTGACAATCCTGTGCCGGGCAACATCCTGCAACAGCTCCTGCCCGCCTGCGGGGATATCCGGCGTGCAGGAGCCGCTACCCTGGATCTCGCTTATGTCGCTTGTGGGCGATTAGATGGCTTTTGGGAATTCGGCCTTCATCTATGGGACATTGCTGCAGGGCTTCTCCTTGTTAAGGAAGCTGGCGGCATGGTTTGCGACCCCCATGGCGGCGAGGATTATCTAAAAACAGGCAATATTGTGACAGCAAATCCTGCGATTATGCGGCAATTGCTCAAAATGATCCGGCCCCAGTTAGAGGCATGA
- a CDS encoding zinc-dependent alcohol dehydrogenase family protein, translating to MRAMLMEHPKRPLRYTHVATPVPDENQLLIKVHACGICRTDLHIMDGELAYPKLPLIPGHQIVGTVAEKGKNVTAFSLGQRVGVPWLGNSCGHCTYCLAGKENLCDRAEFTGYQIDGGLADYCLAYPRFCFPVPEHYPDNQAAPLLCAGLIGYRSLGKAGDARRLGIYGFGAAAHILTQVARFQGREVYAFTREGDTRGQQFARELGAVWAGDSTQSPPEPLDAAIIFAPAGELVPIALRAVAKGGIVVCGGIHMSDIPSFPYDILWGERMVCSVANLTRHDGEAFLSIAPAIPIETEVHTYGLEQANEALADLRSGRFPGAYVIQLL from the coding sequence ATGCGTGCCATGCTGATGGAACACCCAAAGCGGCCACTGCGATATACCCATGTTGCCACACCCGTGCCGGATGAAAACCAGCTGCTAATCAAGGTCCATGCATGCGGAATATGTCGTACAGACCTTCATATTATGGATGGTGAGTTGGCGTATCCCAAACTTCCGTTAATTCCGGGTCATCAAATTGTAGGTACCGTTGCTGAAAAAGGTAAAAATGTTACGGCGTTTTCCCTGGGGCAGCGAGTCGGTGTGCCATGGCTGGGCAATAGTTGCGGACATTGCACCTATTGCCTTGCAGGCAAAGAAAATCTGTGTGACCGTGCTGAATTCACCGGTTATCAGATAGACGGAGGACTCGCTGACTATTGTCTCGCTTACCCCCGTTTCTGTTTTCCCGTGCCTGAGCATTATCCAGATAACCAGGCCGCTCCCTTGCTGTGCGCGGGCTTGATTGGTTATCGTTCGCTGGGAAAAGCTGGCGATGCGAGACGACTCGGCATTTATGGCTTTGGTGCGGCGGCGCATATTCTTACCCAAGTTGCACGTTTTCAGGGCAGAGAAGTTTATGCTTTTACACGTGAAGGGGACACGCGCGGCCAGCAGTTCGCGCGTGAATTGGGCGCAGTATGGGCGGGCGATTCTACTCAATCACCACCGGAGCCGCTGGATGCTGCCATTATTTTTGCACCTGCGGGCGAGCTTGTTCCCATCGCGCTTAGGGCGGTGGCAAAAGGCGGGATAGTGGTGTGCGGCGGAATTCATATGAGCGATATTCCTTCTTTCCCTTATGATATTTTATGGGGCGAAAGGATGGTCTGCTCGGTAGCGAATCTAACACGTCACGATGGTGAAGCTTTTTTGTCGATTGCGCCCGCTATTCCCATCGAAACCGAAGTTCATACTTACGGATTGGAACAGGCGAACGAAGCGCTCGCCGATTTACGTAGCGGGCGCTTTCCAGGAGCCTATGTTATTCAGCTGCTGTAA
- the secF gene encoding protein translocase subunit SecF, translating into MEFFKQNTNIDFMAQRKWAAVLSIIFFLFSLGSLAVYGLNLGLDFTGGTQIQLSFPEEANLGQIRSNLETAGFHDAVVISYGTSKDVLVTLVPKNKKAVEMDNEAQTEMVNQVMKTLPGSKVDAVNYIGPQVGKEMAGKSILAIIFALLGTMIYIAFRFDLRFAIGSTVALIHDPILILGVFSFFNIEFNLITLAAVLTVIGYSLNDTIVIFDRVRENFRKMRKASVLEVMNVSINQTLSRTIMTSVLTLIVVLALFFLGGSLLYGFSLALIIGIAVGTYSSIYVAGSLTISLGLNRQHLTPQRKEADERP; encoded by the coding sequence ATGGAATTTTTTAAACAGAATACAAACATTGATTTTATGGCCCAGCGCAAATGGGCGGCAGTCTTGTCTATCATTTTTTTTCTGTTTTCCCTTGGTTCACTCGCGGTTTATGGATTGAATTTGGGTTTGGACTTTACTGGCGGTACGCAGATCCAGCTCAGTTTTCCAGAAGAAGCCAATTTGGGACAGATACGCTCTAATCTGGAAACAGCCGGTTTTCATGATGCTGTTGTCATCAGTTATGGCACGTCAAAAGACGTATTGGTCACCCTGGTGCCAAAGAACAAAAAAGCAGTAGAAATGGATAATGAGGCCCAAACCGAAATGGTTAACCAGGTAATGAAAACCTTGCCGGGCAGCAAGGTGGACGCGGTCAATTACATTGGCCCGCAGGTGGGCAAGGAAATGGCAGGTAAAAGTATTCTTGCCATCATCTTTGCTCTGCTGGGTACGATGATCTATATTGCCTTCCGGTTTGATCTGCGTTTTGCAATTGGTTCAACAGTGGCATTGATTCATGATCCTATCCTTATCCTAGGTGTGTTCTCCTTCTTTAATATCGAGTTTAATCTCATTACCCTGGCGGCTGTTTTGACCGTGATAGGTTATTCACTGAATGATACGATTGTCATTTTTGATCGTGTACGTGAAAATTTTCGCAAGATGCGTAAAGCAAGCGTCCTTGAAGTGATGAATGTATCCATCAATCAGACATTGTCGCGCACCATCATGACTTCCGTGCTGACCTTGATTGTGGTGCTCGCGCTCTTTTTCCTGGGCGGCAGCTTGCTGTATGGATTTTCACTGGCCTTGATCATCGGTATTGCCGTGGGTACTTATTCTTCTATTTATGTGGCAGGCTCATTGACCATTTCATTGGGACTTAACCGGCAGCATCTCACGCCGCAACGTAAAGAGGCTGATGAACGGCCTTAG
- the trmJ gene encoding tRNA (cytosine(32)/uridine(32)-2'-O)-methyltransferase TrmJ, producing MLDRIRIVLVNTSHPGNIGSAARAMKTMGLHELYLVSPELFPHPKANEMASGATDVLEKAIVTASLDDAIADCTLVVGTSARARTIPWPLLTPREMAEKIKHEAAGSQIAIVFGREQSGLSNEELQRCHLHIQIPANPEYSSLNLAAAVQIVAYEVRMATGLHETAFEESWDYRLATADEMEKFFDHLQTVLIEIDFLKMNAPRKLMTRLRRLFLRTRPDIMEMNMLRGILTAIQESRKK from the coding sequence ATGTTAGACCGTATTCGTATTGTTTTAGTCAATACCTCACACCCTGGCAACATTGGTTCTGCGGCAAGGGCCATGAAGACGATGGGCTTGCATGAGTTGTACCTGGTCTCGCCTGAACTCTTCCCGCATCCAAAGGCCAATGAAATGGCATCGGGGGCGACGGACGTGCTGGAAAAGGCGATCGTAACAGCAAGTCTTGATGATGCGATCGCTGATTGCACGTTGGTAGTGGGGACCAGTGCGCGGGCGCGAACGATTCCCTGGCCTTTGCTGACGCCACGAGAAATGGCTGAAAAAATCAAGCATGAAGCAGCGGGCAGCCAGATTGCCATTGTATTCGGTCGTGAACAGTCGGGTCTTAGCAATGAAGAGTTACAACGCTGCCATTTGCATATCCAGATACCTGCCAATCCTGAATACAGTTCGCTCAACCTTGCTGCCGCCGTGCAAATTGTCGCATATGAAGTAAGAATGGCGACAGGCCTGCATGAAACAGCCTTTGAAGAAAGCTGGGACTATCGACTGGCAACAGCAGATGAAATGGAAAAATTTTTCGACCATTTACAAACAGTGCTGATTGAGATTGATTTTCTGAAAATGAATGCGCCACGCAAGTTAATGACACGCCTGCGCCGTCTTTTTTTACGCACACGTCCTGATATCATGGAAATGAACATGTTGCGGGGTATACTGACTGCGATACAGGAATCAAGAAAAAAGTAA
- a CDS encoding ABC transporter ATP-binding protein, with product MTTTDEYVIDVRDLTKSFNGKRAVNHVSLQVRRGEIFGFLGPNGSGKTTTIRMLCGLMTPDSGEGECLGYDILRETRMIKPLVGYVPQIFSLYQDMTVRENLEFVSRMYGEKDYASRTKKMMADLELDKFENVLAGRLSGGWKQRLSLGAALIHDPKLLLLDEPTAGVDPKARREFWNYISNLTSQGITSLVSTHYMDEAERCNRLAYIVYGDLMAQGTIPEIINHAGLITWAATGRHLTRLAEALQNQPGIEQVIAWGNELRICGTDLDLIQQAVNRFPDYKWEEVPTNLEAVFIHLVAERTGG from the coding sequence ATGACCACAACGGATGAATATGTCATTGATGTGCGTGATTTAACCAAAAGTTTCAACGGAAAGCGGGCGGTTAATCACGTTTCGCTTCAGGTAAGGCGCGGGGAAATTTTCGGTTTCCTGGGCCCGAATGGCAGCGGTAAAACCACTACCATTCGCATGTTATGCGGTCTCATGACGCCGGATTCAGGCGAAGGAGAATGTTTGGGCTATGATATCTTGCGTGAAACCCGCATGATTAAACCACTCGTTGGTTATGTCCCTCAAATCTTCAGTCTTTATCAGGATATGACAGTAAGAGAAAATCTTGAATTTGTATCGCGCATGTATGGTGAAAAAGACTATGCCAGCCGTACGAAAAAAATGATGGCTGATTTGGAACTGGATAAGTTTGAGAATGTACTGGCGGGAAGACTATCCGGCGGCTGGAAACAGCGATTATCGCTGGGCGCTGCCTTGATACATGATCCTAAGTTGCTGCTGCTGGATGAGCCCACTGCAGGTGTTGACCCCAAGGCCAGACGTGAATTCTGGAATTATATTTCTAATTTGACTTCGCAAGGCATTACGTCATTGGTTAGCACGCACTACATGGATGAAGCAGAACGGTGCAATCGACTTGCCTATATTGTCTATGGCGATTTGATGGCGCAAGGCACTATTCCAGAGATTATCAATCACGCCGGATTGATCACCTGGGCTGCAACAGGCCGCCATCTTACCCGGCTTGCGGAGGCGTTGCAAAATCAGCCGGGCATTGAGCAGGTGATTGCATGGGGTAATGAATTACGCATCTGCGGTACAGATCTCGATTTGATCCAGCAAGCTGTTAATCGCTTTCCTGATTATAAATGGGAAGAAGTGCCTACCAACCTCGAAGCGGTATTTATTCATTTGGTAGCCGAAAGAACGGGGGGGTAG
- a CDS encoding OsmC family protein — translation MQYIARINWKRNEASFNVKSYDRTHQISFGGGLSIEGSSAPEFLGKADLPNPEELFTASISSCFMLTFLYWAAMKGLTIDEYDAETVGVLAKNAEGKMAMTEVIIKPRIHFFENKTPEPAVLEELFKKAHDNCFISNSVKSKITVQSEHVTAAE, via the coding sequence ATGCAATATATCGCCCGCATTAACTGGAAACGCAATGAAGCCTCTTTCAACGTCAAATCCTATGACCGCACCCATCAGATTTCTTTTGGTGGCGGTCTTTCCATTGAAGGAAGCAGTGCTCCGGAATTTTTAGGTAAAGCAGACCTGCCTAATCCTGAAGAATTGTTCACCGCCTCCATTTCGAGCTGCTTTATGCTGACTTTCCTCTATTGGGCCGCCATGAAAGGATTAACTATTGATGAGTACGATGCAGAAACAGTAGGGGTACTCGCCAAAAATGCAGAAGGAAAAATGGCCATGACTGAAGTAATCATTAAACCCCGCATCCATTTTTTTGAGAATAAAACCCCGGAACCTGCCGTGCTGGAAGAATTGTTTAAAAAAGCACATGACAATTGCTTTATTTCCAACTCTGTCAAATCCAAAATCACAGTACAATCAGAACACGTTACAGCAGCTGAATAA